GAGGTCCTGCAGCCGCTCAACTCCCGCGCAAGTTGGGTGCTGAGTGTCTACTACTTCCTGACCTTTGGCGGATTTGTCGCGATGGCAGTGTACCTGCCGACGTTCCTGACGGACATGTTCAAACTCACTCCGCAGGATGCAGGTATGCGCACCGCCGGGTTTGTAGTTCTCGCAACCTTGATGCGGCCAGTTGGGGGCATCCTTGCCGATCGCATTGGCGGGCGCGCGATCCTGCTTTGGGTCTTCCCCGCGACAGCCGTTATGGCCGTGCTGCTCGCCTGTCCGTTCATGAGCACCTTCACCGTAGGTGCGCTGGGCATGGCTGCCGCAATCGGGCTTGGCAATGGGGCTGTCTTCAAACTCGTACCGGAGTTTTTCCCGAATTCAGTCGGCAGTGTCACCGGACTGGTCGGCGCCGCCGGCGGTCTCGGCGGATTCTTCCCACCGCTTCTGCTCGGATATGTGAAGCAGCAGACCGGCACCTTTACTTTCGGATTCATTTTGCTGGGTTTGTTTGCTGTCGGATGTTTGTTCATCCTGCTGCGCCAATCCGGAACGCGACCCGCGCTCGCAACAGCGGGGCTGTAGAATCGGCGATGGATGGAGCAACACGATGAATAGACCTGTATTCCCCGTTCGCGGATCCGACACGCGACACGCTATGGCGTGGGGCCTGGTTGTGGCGGGCTTCCTCGTAATCGCCATTTTCGTAGGCAGTCGCGGGCTGCGGGATTTTGATCCCGCGCTTGTGTCCTACGCGGGCGCCAGCGTCTTTGCGGCTTTTGGGTTGGGGTATCGTTACTCGATGTGGCTGCGCAGGCCACCTACCCGCCTCTATTGGTTTCGCGCGTGGCAGATCTTTCTGGAACCGCGGCGCCTAACTCGCAATATCGTCCATCTAGGACGAATCTTCTGGAACAACATCGTTCTTCAGCGGTTCATAGATCGGCGCTCGCACGTGCGCTGGACCGCGCACTGGTTTCTCGCGTGGGGCTGCTTACTTGCCGCAGCCGTTACGTTTCCACTTTCGTTCGGCTGGGTGCGCTTCGAAACTCCTCGCGACAGCCAGGAGATTTACAACGCCTTCATGTTCGGAATCCCGGTGGGCAGCTTTCGCCTGGGAACGGTTGTTGCCGGCCTCGCGTTCAACGTGCTCGACATCGCCGCGGTCATGGTTCTCATTGGCGTGTTCTTCGCCATGTGGCGTCGCGGCCGTGATCGAGGAGCGATGACAGTTCAGCAGTTCTCCAATGACCTGCTGCCTCTCATCCTCCTGTTCGCGATCTCGGTTACAGGATTGTTCCTCACGGCTTCCACGCATCTTATGCGCGGCTTGCATTATGTTTTCCTGTCGCAGGTACACGCGGTCACGGTCATCCTGACGCTTCTGTATCTGCCGTTCGGAAAGTTCTTCCACATCTTCCAGCGTCCGGCGCAACTCGGCGTGGACTTCTACAAGCGCGCCGGCGCTGAAGGTCCACAGGCACTCTG
This genomic stretch from Clostridia bacterium harbors:
- a CDS encoding MFS transporter translates to MMPIISKQMHLTPVEKSIALAVPVLLGSLGRIPLGIFTDRFGGRLIFSIVMLLSIVPAFLMGGVNTYQQLLTYGFFIGIALASFSVGVGFVSGWYPPERQGFALGVYGAGNIGQSLAAYGSPVLAAAFGFRWGFWTFGVLLIGWLLVFSLAARNAPRRAPVKSVREVLQPLNSRASWVLSVYYFLTFGGFVAMAVYLPTFLTDMFKLTPQDAGMRTAGFVVLATLMRPVGGILADRIGGRAILLWVFPATAVMAVLLACPFMSTFTVGALGMAAAIGLGNGAVFKLVPEFFPNSVGSVTGLVGAAGGLGGFFPPLLLGYVKQQTGTFTFGFILLGLFAVGCLFILLRQSGTRPALATAGL
- a CDS encoding MFS transporter, translated to MNRPVFPVRGSDTRHAMAWGLVVAGFLVIAIFVGSRGLRDFDPALVSYAGASVFAAFGLGYRYSMWLRRPPTRLYWFRAWQIFLEPRRLTRNIVHLGRIFWNNIVLQRFIDRRSHVRWTAHWFLAWGCLLAAAVTFPLSFGWVRFETPRDSQEIYNAFMFGIPVGSFRLGTVVAGLAFNVLDIAAVMVLIGVFFAMWRRGRDRGAMTVQQFSNDLLPLILLFAISVTGLFLTASTHLMRGLHYVFLSQVHAVTVILTLLYLPFGKFFHIFQRPAQLGVDFYKRAGAEGPQALCCRCGEPYGSRLQMDDLKQVQAAIGVNYELADGSHYQDVCPACRRKNLALTQDGLWKATGADLRGY